The following is a genomic window from Daphnia magna isolate NIES linkage group LG4, ASM2063170v1.1, whole genome shotgun sequence.
TAATATGTCCTCGGAGATGGAGCGTGCCTGTGACGTAGAAATTTCGGAATTAATTGTTAAACGGGCTATTTTTCCTATTCCCGAGTCGTCCGGCAAATTCTTCAGCAGCATATTTCTagttccaaaaaaaaaccgggGGCTATCGCCCAATCATTAATCTTAAGAACTTAAATTCACACATTCGTtttgaacattttaaaatggagggTATGGATTCGGTACCGCGCCTTATCCGTCCCGGGGATTGGATGGTTAAACTCGACCTAAAAGACGCCTACCTGTCGGTACCGGTTTGCTTGGAACATCAACCCCTTTTGTGTTTCCGTTAACTGGATATTTGCTATCAGTTTACTTGCCTCGCTTTCGGTCTTTCTCCTGCTCCTCGACTTTTCACTAAATTGCTAAAGCCAGTTATCGGAGCCCTTCGTAGAAAGGGAATTCGTTTGGTTATTTACCTTGACGATATTATCTTTATGAACGAAAGCCGTGAAGGTGTTATTGCAGATGTGTCGACTGCTATCGACTTGCTTACTAGCTTAGGTTTCCTTATCATTTGGGAAAAGTCTGTGCTTTTACCTTCTCAGTCTTTAGAGTTTTTGGGTTTGTTGATTGATTCCATCGCCCTCTCTCTCACGTTGCCTCCTGACAAGGTCCTCTCTATGTTGGAAATGTGCCGTCGGTCCCTATTGAAAGGTGTCGTCTCTCTTCACGATTTATCTTCGTTGATTGGTAGTTTTTCATGGGCCATTCCAACTATACCCTTTGCCCAGGCACATTATCGCCATCTACAGCGCCTTTACACTTACCGTTCAAAGTCCTTTAATTATGATCTGTCTCGCTACGTGTCGCTTTCGTCTTCTGCGCGCGATGATATTCGTTGGTGGGTTAAAAATCTCTCTTCTTCCAATGGcttgtgttttcttaaaaaaGATCCGGATCTCGTCATTTATTCGGATGCATCCCTTCACGGTTGGGGTTTCGTGTGCGACGGGGTCTGTTCAAGGGGTCCCTGGGCAGGATCGGATCGATTACGTCATTTAAATGAGCTCGAATTGTTGACGGCTTTTTATGCCCTTAAATCACTGACTGCGCAGTCCGCTAATCTTGAGATAAATCTCATCCTCGATAACTCCAGAGCCGTCAGTTATATCAATAAGCGCGGAGGCACACGCTCACGCGCCTTATCCGATATTTCCTCCTCAATAGTGAGCTGGTGCGAATCTCACAATTTATCCCTTACCGCTACGCATTTACCTAGCATTCTAAATTCCGTTGCAGACGAACAGTCCAGGACATCGCTCGACGCAAGCGATTGGATGCTCTGCCGGTCGACCTTCCGAAAGTTGTCAGCAGTATGGAAGACGGAAGTCGATTTATTTGCGAACAAATGGAATGCCCAATTGCCGACCTTCGTGTCATGGATGATCCAACCAGATGCATTTGCTCTGAACGCCTTCTCGCTCAATTGGAGAAGATTCAAGCTTTTCCCCCATTCGCCCTCATAGCCAGGTGTCTGGCGAAAATGAGGAAGGAGGAAGTGGAACTGGTGCTTGTATACCCACTATGGTTCAGCCAACCTTGGTTCCCCCTCCTGTTGAATCTGGCTTGCGACATTCCCCGAATCTTCCGCTTCCGGCCGGATTTCCTCGTTTCTTGCCTGAATGCTCCTCATCCGCTGACAATCAACAATTCATTGATACTATCCGCCTTGAAGTTGTCCGGGGACGGCTCATTGGGGAAGGCCTTTCGGAGGACGTGGTCCAATTATTGCTGGCAAGTAACAGAGACTTCACGTCAGCTGCTTATCAGTCAGCATGGAGGTCCTGGTGTCATTGGAACCATAGAAGAAATTCAAATCCCTTGTCTGGTTCTGTAAATTTGATTCTCCAATATCTGGATGATCTCCATAGTGAAGGCAAGTCCTATTCCACGATCAATCTCCATAGCTCCATGTTATCTGGCACGTTTGATTCTGTTGAGGGGGTACCAATCGGTCAACATCGATTAGTTACGAGGCTCATGAAAGGTTGTTTTCATTCTCGACCACCGAATCCCCGCTATTCTAGCATGTGGGACCCTACTATCGTTTTGGATTTTATGTCCCGATCTGGAGCCAATTCGGATTTAAATTTCGCCACCTTGTCCAAAAAACTAGTGACTTCCATAGCCTTGGCAACCCTGTTCCGGGTTTCGGAGATTGCTTCCATTGCCAGAGACTCGGTTGTTTTCTCTAACGATggcgtttctttttctctttctcgtcTACGTAAGACGCAGAAGTCTGGAGGTTTTCAATCTTTCAGCTTGCGCCGCATTGACAATACGCTCATTTGCCCAGTTGATTGTTTGGGCCAATAGGTCTTCCATTTCGAATTTTTAAGAAATGCAAATAATCAATCAAAATTATTCATTGGTCTTCGTAAACCTCATAGGCAGGTTTCAGGTTCAACGGTTGGCCGTTGGGTCAAGGATTACCTTTCCTTAGCTGGAGTGAattctcttgttttttccGCTCATTCTACGAGGGGGGGCAGCATCTTCCAAGGCCGCATCTATGGGTGTCCCCATAGACTCCATTTTGGTGACGGCGAGTTGGTCCAGCCAGTCCACATTTGCACGATTTTATCATCGTTCTCTGGACACTTCCACCATGGCTGGGGCCGTCTTTAATTCCTTGGAGTGCCCCGTGCTTTAAAGTCACCGTTGAGGTTGACGTAATGGTTGGGTGCAATTGTCGATTGCTCGAGGAAGCGCGAAGCGCTTCCGAAGAGCAATCTTGATTGCACACAATAAATGGAGGAGACCTCAACGGTCTCCTAATCCCACCCTCATCCAGCCTTCactaaaattttctttttgtctgttttaCAGTTTCCGTGGTCACCGTGGTGGTTTTCATGGCGGGCGTTGATTCATCTCTTCGGCGCTTCCTCtaacattttgattttgccTTATTACGCGGCCCCCAAGTTTGGAGCTAAGCAGACCATTTAttgattatttatttctatttttgatcTCTAGTCCCTCTAGTTCCCGGTTGGTCCAAGACTTAAGGTCTGAGGATAGGCTGATAGGGAGAGGGGTAACGCTCAGCGTTGctgctagagggactgatttttgttttcttttaaggagCTAAATACACTGTGTCAACCCCGTTGAGGTCTCCTCCATTTATTGTGTGCAATCAAGATTGCTCTTCGGAAGCGCTTCACGTTTCCTCGAGCAATCGACAATTTGCCCCGGATAAATCAGCCACTGTGGTCTTCACTAGATCTTACAAACCCGGTGCGGACCCCTTACTCTCCATAAACGGACACCATATTTCCTCGCAACAGATTTCATAATTTCTCTGTGTATGGTTCGCCCAAAAACTCCTATGGAAGATGCACATAGATCATGACCACAAGCAGTGCTTCAACCTCAAAAGAATGTTCACCGTCATAGTAAACTCCAAGTTCGACCAATCAGTTGAAACGCTGACCCTCCTATTCCAAAGCTTTTTCTGTAGCAAAACAGATTAAGGCCTTATAACTTAGGGAAACGCAAGCAaatataacaaagaaaaaattaacatCGTCAACAGGGCAATAATCAGAACAATAGTAGGTTCAAAATTATCAACTCCCTAAGAAATCTTTTATGCCGAATCCGGCAAAGCCAGCTTGACGAGAAAAGGAACTGGCTTACAAGCAAATATATTATCCTGTCACAAACCCAACAACCTGATGTACTCCTCAAGCCCACCTACCACTACACCGGAAACCCCAAGAAAAGTGGATTCTGCCTCGgagaaataatgaaaaattttaaaaatttttaattcaaaacGTTCCCTGGCATATCATCCACGTCCTCGTTACCTGTTTACCCTCCGCTTGGTTTCCAATACCAAAAATAACAACCAAGCAGGAACGGTGTCATTCTTCAACACCCTACTTCAACTTCAACCCGAACACACGCTCGCCGCCTCCACTGTTGAATCTATTTTCCCGGATACACACACCACCACCTGTGCTACTAATTTCTCTGGTTTCAACATAGCAGTGCTCCTAGCGTTCTGGAAATCAGGAAAAATCGGGAAAAGTCATGGATTTAGATTTTTCTCTGGAATTCAGTGAAATATCATTGAATTTATAAATTAATCATCGAATATCATGgattcttaaatttttttaatagagAGACATTTTGAATTTGTGTGATCCGACAACAACGCTCTCCGCTTTAATTTTTTGGCTAGCTGAAGCACACAAACATTTTCGCTGTACCATGCTTTAGTTTAAACAGTGCCAAAGCCTTAGTCATCATGCCTCGTCTGCCGTGAGAGATTATTAGATAAGTGCGAGTCGAGATCTTTAAGATAAGTGTATATTTGAGCATTTCTGATTGTGAATTCTAAGTGAATGTGAATTTCACAATGTCTCGAAAACTGAAGGGCAAAACGTACTTTAAAGACGAGTGGATAACCGACGAAGAAAATCCAGAGTGGGCTTCTTGCCTCCGCAGACATCCTAGTGACAACACTGTGGCAGTTTGTTTATTGGGTAAAAAACCTCAAAAGGCACTATTGAATTGAATATAATGGGACGCAGCGCAATTAAGAGTCATGCAAATGGCgctaaacatttaaaaaaatttcaggaGCTAAAAAGCCAACAAACTGTTACTGCATTTATTCGTAAGGATGTTCCTCAGCCAGCAGGTAATTTTACATTATTAGAATAGCGTCGTTTTCAAAATGTCCACCCTCGGTATTTTTTATGATGTAgttcaaaattcaaatgtgCGAGATCTCCGGCAAAGCGAAATGGTTGCTGAACTTCCATCTCTCGAAACAAACGCTTTCAGTGACGATGTTCAATCGAATCTTGGAAACAGCCAAACATCTACAAGTACATCTAATATATATCTCGGACAAGGTCACGGAGGCTGAGATTATTTGGTCTATAACATCTCTGATCAACCACCATTCCCTGCGTAGTGCCGGAAGTATCGcttctctttttaaaattatgtttCCCGATAGCACCATTGCTTCTAAACTGCAAGTAGGAGCAACCAAAATGTCTTATTTAATCTCATATGGACTTGCTCCATATTTCAGGAAGCTGATTTATTCTAAGTTATTAAAGTGCCAATTTTACGAAGTGAGTTTCGacgaaaatttcaacaaaGATGCGAAGAAAGGGCAGATGGACATAGTGATCAAATTCTACGACGAAGAACAATTGCGAAACTGTCACCCATTACTATAACTCAAGCTTCGTCGGAAGTGCCACTGCTGAAAACTTACtgtttcactttaaaaaagcTATGAAAGACCTGTCATTATAGAAAATTATTCAGGTGTCAACGGACGGACCCCATGTGAACTGGAAAATAATCGATCTTTTGAAGCAGGAATTGGTGTACTCTGATATAAACTCTCCTCGATTTTTGGAATACGGAGGCTGCCCCCTTCACATTGCACATGGTGCTTTGTTAACGGACTACTTGAAAAGTGGCTGGACAATCTGTGCAACTTTAAGTTCTGCTTTCTATTTACTAAATGATAGTCCCGCCAGAAGGGCGGATTATGAAGTTGCAACAAATAGTTCAATTTATCCCCAGAAGTTTTGCAGAACAAGATGGGTAGAGAATGTTTCCGTCGAAAAACGTTTTCTTGAAATATTTGACAATCTGAAACTTTATGTCGAAAATGTGAAAAGCTTAAGAACGAAGGCCCTTTCAAGCTGGCAAACGCTAGATAAATCATTCAAAGACCCGTTTCTCAAGgcgaaaatttcttttttgatctCCGTCGCCCAAGATGTCGAACCTTTTCTACAAAGTTTTCAAACTCAAAATCCAGTGTTTCCTCTTTTATACGACGAGATTTTGTTTATAATGTCCAATCTTTTGAAAAGAATTGTAGTTCCGACAAAGCTAGAAACAATTTCTGCGAGAAAACTTGCGTCCATTGACTTGACACTTGAAACAGATCTGTTGCCCCTTTCAAAGACAAAACTTGGAATGGGAACAAATGCTGAAATTGAAGTTAAATAATCCGCCAAAACATCGCCGTACTCCTGTTTCAGAACGGGAAATATTGCGGTTTCGCAGTGGGGGTCAAATGTTTCTTTGCGCGATGCCTGAAAAACTGTTAGATCGAAGTCCTCTGAATTACCCACTGCTTTGTTATGGATCATGCTTTTGTCCAATTTTCATCAGGAGCGACCTAAAGTCTTCCACTAAACGCATGAAAAAACTCATTCTGCATCTAATTGACAACCATTGGGGGGCTAAATTAGAATCCTTGTGTTCtacactttttaaaaattcggaTCTAAACCAAGTTCCACAAGCTAAAAGTTCGTGGAATGGGACGAGACTAAACGAATTGGACAAATTTTATTCAGATGTGTTACATCAATTCATTTCAACTCAAGTTCCACAACTGCGTAACGTTTTCAAATTAATACGCACTCTTGGTCATGGGAACGCAGCAGTTGAGTCGGGATTTTCGGTTAACAAGGACCTTCTGGTCAAAGAATCCATCCGAATTTTCCGGAtagcaggtgttcgccagggtgacgctcttagttcccctatttttaacctggcttccgaaccCCTCGTCAGGACCGGAAtatccaatattaaccccggatttttattatttggctttCTCGTGGAAACCACTGCCtttgctgacgacattgccgtggttacaaattctccctccgagctccaaaatattttaaaagttttttccctcaccgcaaacaccttggggctgcaatttaatgccggaaagtgtgcttgcctggtcttcgacaaaggcaagccgtctgacgcccagtgccgagTTGGtgtcaattaattcggtgcttgggtccagacgaccaagaatcatatcttggtacaccgatcggcggaaaattgcggttccgaccaccaactgaccttatccctaacctcgacaagattgccgcctcccacctcacACCATGGCACCGTCCAAGATCTCCTGGAaacgctgctagtcaagcaaggCCACAACGTCACTGTCAACAAAATCAACCCAGGACAACGTTTAAGACCAGATGTATAATTTATATTAtctggttcccgggtgatggttgacgtcgtggtctgctatgaccaataGGGCGTTTCATTCCcgacgaattttttttgtttacaacgGCGTTTGTTGATGGGGGTTCTTTTATATGTGAAAAcctcgtttattttttatttcgagggggaaaaattttttaggGGTTGCATTCAATactttttattggtttttaGCCCGTCGCACGTCAACCGTATGCATGAAAATTACAGCGTTTGGGGAGATAATAGCAGATGATATAAGCTAGCCTTCCTTAAAATATCGgccatttaaaataaaatttaggGGTCGCgcgttaaaaaaatatatgcaaattttcagaaaaatcggaaaaatattaataaagtTCTTATTATAGCCGAACCATAAGTTCTACtgcattgatttttttattgcacgtAACGTTTATTGTTCCGTTCAAGTCGCTGATCGATGCGgtatttccatttcaaatcAACTATTGCTTACATCGCAAATCGTCAACTCTGGGGGAGGAAATATTAGTGATTTCTCTTTGTCAAAGTCATCcatttggagaaaaagatCATCAGTTCGGGCAGAATTAGCGAAAACTATTAAGTTGGAATGGTTGAAAGAAAATCCTAAACATCTTATCGTTCACTGGGATACGAAAATCTTCCAAATTTCttctaattaaaaaacaagaaagaattGCTGTTATTATTAGCGGAAGTAATTCAGGGTAAAGAATTCCTTAAATTTATATTATATTtgcaatttatttattttttcaataactaTTAGAACTAAGATAATCGGAATTCCACCAATCAGCGATTCTGTTGGCCGATCTCAAATGATTTCAACTCTCGATATGCTTGAAGATTggtctttaaaagaaaaaagttattGGGCTTTGTTTCGACACAACAGCCAGCAATTCGGGGATCAGAAATGAATGCTGTTCTTTGATGGAAAAGGAACTGAAACGGGCCGTTCTTTGGTGCGCTTGCCGTCATCACTTCACCGAATTACACATCAATCATGCTTGGCAAGcaataagaaatgaaaaaacagTTGGCCCAGAAGACgtgctatttaaaaaatttcaagcGGAATGGGGAAGTTTGGATCGAGATACAAGTAATTTGAACCTCTTCAAATGGCCGGAAATGTCGACTGAACTCTGTTTTCAAGCTGAGACTGTTCTCAAGTGGGCCAAAGAATGTatcttaaaaaatatttttccccGGGAGGATTATCGCGAATTGATTGAACTAGTCTTCATCTACCTTGGTGGTGGGGAACTTCCTGCTCGAAAATTTTTCCTCTGTCAAGAAGTCGGAACAATACATCACGCTCGTTTCATGAGTAAATCAatttatttaatgaaaatggAGCTAATGACAGAGCGGATTAGTTTCAGTGTTGAAGAAAGGAGACAGGTTCATAAAATGGCTCAGTTTATTGCACTTTTTTATGCCAAGTACTTTCTACGATCACGCATAGCTGTTTTTCTCCCCTGGACGACTTGAAATTTTTATCATCAATTATTTCGTACAGTGATGAAGATCCCGATCTCGCCATTCCAGTCataacatcaatcaaacgacACCTTTGGTATTTAAGTGAAGAACTGGTAGTTTTGTCGTTATTCAATGAAGAATTGGGATCATTTACACGATCTGTTATggcgaaaaaactgttttcaACCCCACGACCGGACGTTTTTAATGGTGGAAAGCCAAAATTTCCAACTATTGACGATTACAATCTTCCTTTTTTATCATCTTTAATAGGACCAAGATCTTGGCTTATTTTTGCTTTGCTTGGTCTCACTAATAGTCAGGACTGGCTTCAACTTCCACCGAAATATTGGGAGCTAATGTTTGATTACCGTTTTGCAAGaaatttctgtgttaactTGCAAGTTGTTAATGACGGCGCAGAACGCGCTTTAAAATTAGTTGAAGATTTTTCACACATAACCCAAGACGAAGAGCAATTCCAATTTTTACTTCAAAGTGTTGAAGaacatagaaaaaaatttccttcTTTTACCCAGAACTCtcttttaaatttatgattttgtttgataatgtgattaaatttttgtttgcgtTGTGtccttttttccatttttaggTATCATGATTAATAAAATCTGACCGCGGGACCcctaattttaattttattttttcaattttttgggtgAATGTTACTGATATATATATGTacgtgcaataaaaaaatcaatgcaGTAGAACTCATGGTTCGGCTATAATAAGCactttattaatattttcccgatttttctgaaaatttgcatatatttttttaatgtgcgacccctaaattttattttaaatgggCGATATTTTGGGGAAGCCTAGCTTATATCATCTGCTATTATCTCCCCAAACGCCGTAATTTTCATGCATACGGTTGACGTGCGACGGGCtaaaaaccaataaaaagtATTGTTTTTCATGCTTTTTCACGCAGCGCAACccctaaaaaatttttctccctcgaaataaaaaataaacggaGTTTTCACATATAAAAGAACCCCGATCCCCAAACGCcgttgtaaacaaaaaaaattcgtcgGGAATGAAACGCCCtaatgaccaaccagggagcatGGAGAATGCTTACCCGCGAAAGATTGAAAAATATTCTTCGCTTGGTAGGATTCTTCCCCTGGTTATCGGGTCCCTTGGATCATGGAACCCCAGGAACGGGGTTTCAATATTCACTCGATTCTTGGTATCGATGTTCGGTCCTGGGGTGCATTCCGATGCAAGGCCCGATTAGCAGCAATCCAGGGATCACTGGAAATCGTTTGTTCCCACTTCCAttatggtgcaccaaaccccgaagacgAGGAGATCCCCCTACTCCATGTAGAAACCCCTTTCCCGGTAGAATagctatttttcattttattttaatctaTTCAtatctttcatttttaaaaatcttttaatttatttagccataatttaatataatttaaaCGCACCCTCTCATACAAGTTAATTCCCCCTTGGAAACCCCCACTAAAAACTAGCCACATACGCAATAATCATTGATGTTACAGACACTTTTAGACTGACCAATTATAGAGTGAAATTATTTGACTTCcataattaagaaatgaatttttgaataaaatttagcatttaatAAATCGACACTTTGCGgtctttgaccaaaataccagaagagaaacataattgTAATGAGTTTTCATCAATGGACTCCCGCATCAAagactgagcttcttcttcttaaccaatcactacttattgaaaaaacaaattctatattattatttgatgtggtgtacgtaattctAACAAAGTTGAAACCCAATgctacactgttaattgtggcaacgtggcttttaaagaaatcgatcaaaataagacgtcttctgAGGAACGTGATTTATTTTGGAAAAGGACCGTGGCTTAAGCGCGTCCTTATAACGTCCTTTGGCGGTACAGTACTGCAtgtcctagtaagacagatttaggatAAGTTattgcattaaattgttatgtggtTAAACGGTTATGTATTAAACTCCTTCAACCATAGAATCTAAAAAGAAGCCGACTTAAGCTGCCGCTTCGGATGCGAAGCCATAGAGAACCCAAAACACATTTTATAAACGTGCCCAAATAGCGAACCTTTTCGCCAAAAGATCAGGCGACtgttagaaaacaaaaggctGGAGATCAGCTACGAGATCATCCTGGGTCTCAACGCCAATAAAGACACACGCACCCAATTCTAAACTCGCAACGCACTGGCAAAATTCCTTCAACAAACGGCGTTAATCATCTAGACCAACTAGAAAACCCAAATAGCGAATCTTTTCGCCAAAAGATCAGGCGattgttaaaaaacaaaaggctgGAGATCAACTACGTCGTTTTaataaacgacagttggaaatttagggcttgggcttggcaATGTTGATTACCGAAACAAtatagcttatgttccagctgccagTGAATTTGAtagtcgttgtcaatggcgtaggtgtagcatttctgaatgtgatactggagatcggtgttcgattccaggtgaggtgatgaattattgtggttacgttacgagaaattctcttTCAtgtatataaaataaattttcatcaagcaatatgtgcttttttgtttattaaataattttaaaaataataatccccTTCGTTCTAAAGTAATTAATAATCCCAGCAAATTCAAATGAAGAATATTTTAAAGATACTAATTATTTTGCAATCCTTAACGGGAATCGAATACTGATCAACGGCGCCGCAATCataggctctacacatatgccatcggtatagACATatttgtgcacaggcagctatatAATTTATTAGGGTTAGGAaaattacacagcctaagtccaacatttccaactgtcgtttaaaaaaaacacaccaccctgggggttgcaaaaatgttccgacctgtaacttgccttaaagcgcataaccttaaggcactttttttaaatgtctagactgacccaaccctgccctatgtgtccatcaccccgtctgccctccctcttaaagaaaaacaaacaaaaaaccctttaccccgccaataggtggctttaaaaaattaaatcggtgttcggatttttgtgagGGATACTGTATGTCTATGGATTTCATAACGTCAAGCTGTATCTTGAGGCATTCTTGAGGCGGTGAGCTTCTTGTCTTGTATATGAGTTTTCATATACTTGCTTGGCCGTGTGTTACGTTGGATTGTGCGGCTTATTGCTGAGATTAATGATATACTTGGTTGTTAGCCAGCTTCTTCTAGAGGCAATCGGCTCCGTTCCCGTTTCGGCGTATAGGATTTCCGTTGGGGTAGAGCACTTAGATCCAAGTATTATCCTTAGAATAGATCTGCTTATTACATCCAGTTTCTTGATGTTGGACTTGCTAGAGTTTCCGTATGCTATCAGTCCGTAGTCTATTTTACTTCGGACTAGGCTTTTGTAAAGTATCATGAGTGTTTCATGGAGATTCCTATTCTGGCTTTTGTTATGCTTTTGAATAGGTTTCCCGGTTTAAAAAAGGATTGGTGTACTTGCGCTATGTTATCTTATCATAGTAATTTTTGGTTAAACAACCTCCCTCCGAATTTGAAGGAGCTTCTTGATGCTATTCTGTGTCCGCTTAGGAATAGTAGGGGGTCTGCTCCTGGTTTGTAGGCCCTTGTGTATACCACCGTGGTTGATTTTGCGGGTGCGAATTTAAGGTTCCAATCCTTAACCCAGTGGTATATCTTGTCGAGAGCGGGTTATAGTATTACTTCCGCGTCTGCGGGTATGTCTACTTGTGCGTATATCATCGCATCGTCTGCGAATACTagccttttttattatttttgtttagggATGTTCGTCATCATAATGTTAAACAGGATGGGGCTTATGAACGAGATACCCCGTTGCTAATGGGTTTCAGTCTGGATTGTGACCCGTCTATCCTTACACACATTTTTCTTCCCGTTACGAAGTTTTTAATCCAAGAAAGGATATTGCCTGTAATGACAAATATGGCCATTTTAAATAGGAGTCCTCGTGTCCATATTGAGTCATATGCCTTCTCGATGTCTAAAAATTCGGCAACTGtggatttcttttcattgaAGCTCGTTAAGATATCTGTTTCCACTGCAACCTCTTCTGAATCCGgcctgtattttatttattttcccttttgtttccaGGAACCAGTGGAGTCTGTTAGCGATGATTCTCTCTATCGTTTTGCTCAGGCAGAACGTAAGGGATACCGGTCTGTACGATGCCGGGTTTTCCTTCGCTTTCCCTGGTTTCCAAAGTGCGATCACTATCGATTTATTCCATAGGATCGGCACGTGCTTGTTGGTTAGTAGGACATTAAACAGGTGCAGTAAGTGggttttattttctgttgAGAAGTTCCGGATTATATCATTGTGGATTAGATCGGGTCCAGCTGCCTTACTTTTGGATTTTGGAAGTACCCTTTCCAGTTCCTCCGGTGTGATCCTGTCATTGAGAGCGTTTTTGGATATCTaacgctattttttttttatcaaatctTCGAATTGCTGTGTTGTCTCCCTGTAGTGTG
Proteins encoded in this region:
- the LOC123471364 gene encoding uncharacterized protein LOC123471364, producing MEGMDSVPRLIRPGDWMVKLDLKDAYLSFTCLAFGLSPAPRLFTKLLKPVIGALRRKGIRLVIYLDDIIFMNESREGVIADVSTAIDLLTSLGFLIIWEKSVLLPSQSLEFLGLLIDSIALSLTLPPDKVLSMLEMCRRSLLKGVVSLHDLSSLIGSFSWAIPTIPFAQAHYRHLQRLYTYRSKSFNYDLSRYVSLSSSARDDIRWWVKNLSSSNGLCFLKKDPDLVIYSDASLHGWGFVCDGVCSRGPWAGSDRLRHLNELELLTAFYALKSLTAQSANLEINLILDNSRAVSYINKRGGTRSRALSDISSSIHSKFRCRRTVQDIARRKRLDALPVDLPKVVSSMEDGSRFICEQMECPIADLRVMDDPTRCICSERLLAQLEKIQAFPPFALIARCLAKMRKEEVELVLVYPLWFSQPWFPLLLNLACDIPRIFRFRPDFLVSCLNAPHPLTINNSLILSALKLSGDGSLGKAFRRTWSNYCWQVTETSRQLLISQHGGPGVIGTIEEIQIPCLVL